In Glycine max cultivar Williams 82 chromosome 4, Glycine_max_v4.0, whole genome shotgun sequence, the genomic stretch CTAGGACCCCAAATGTCTGAATGAATGATAGAAAAAGGAGTGTTACATCTTGGTTCAGTCTGTTTGGGAAAGGAAAACCTAGTATGTTTACCTAATTGACATGATTCACACTCGTAACTTACTGAGACCAAGAACCATTTGCTTTAACTTTGACAAATTCGGATGACCTAAGCAATCATGAAGAAGTTTAGAACATGGAGCACACAGGACACAGAAGAACTTGTTTCCAAATAGTAGAGTCCTCTTGACTCACGTCCTACTCCAATTGTACGACCTATACCACATTCCTTTATGATAAAGAAATCATCACTGAATGTTACTAAACGATTTAGAGACTTGGTTAATTGACttagagaaattaaattaaaaagacaatTAGGAACAAAAAGGACAAATTTTAAGATTAAGGAGATAGAGAGATTTGACCAACTCCTTTAGAAGCCACCTTGGATTCATTTGCCATGGTTATAAGATGAGGAAACTTTGGGGAAGAGATGGAGGTAAATAAAGATGCATTACCAGAAATATGATTAGAAGAACCTGAGTCAATCACCCATGGACCTTGAATGTCCATAGATTGAGAAACGCAAGCTGTTGAAATACTAGAGGTTAAAGGAGGTTGAGCTTGTCTGCTAGCTTTTAACCTTAGATATTCCTGATACTCTTCATCAAAGAATTTAGCCTCAACTCTCTTGAATTTGGATGCTGTCTTGTTAGGGAAACCAAATAAATGGAAGCATGTTATCCAAGTATGCCCTATTCTCTTGCAAAATGTGCATTCAGTATGGTCTCCTCTACTCATTGTGTACAAACAGCAGCTAGGAGGACGAGATGATGACTGAACCAGGACAGAAGAGGACGGGCGTGTTACCAAGCGTATCCAAACAGCAACAAGAGGACTTGAAAACGACGAACTAATGACTGAATCAGGACCGGAAGAGGCCTACAAACCTAACCGCGGCGTCGCGAATGAGTTACGGGGACTGGAGACCGGCGTGTATACAGCATGCGCCTGACGAAGACCCAGATAAAGGCGGCGCGTGGTGAAGTTTTGGACTTCGAAACCTTCTGGGCTGGGTCACACGTGGCGAGGCACACCAGATCCAGTGATCGCTGGAAAATATGATGGCAGCCGACGGCAGTGGCCATTGGAAACGACAGATAGCAGCGGACAACTGGCAGAGCAGGATCAACCCGCTTTGGTACCAAGTTGAGACttatatatttgataataataCTTGTGTCTCTCACACTCACACTCACACACAGctaaaatgtatttatatagTAAGAGTTTAAGTACAAGTTGTCTCTCTGACAGATGACTACAGCAAAGAGAGAATACACAATatagaataatataaaaactacataaaatcaaaatcaatcatTGGCATCAAGAATCCACACAAACCACATAAGAAAAGATTAAAGACCTATCAATATTcatagaaattttattttgggagtTATGGCATTTTTTTATCAGGAAATATCATATGGTCAAGGTACAAAGGAAAATACCGCTCCTCCAATTCTTTAAAGCGACTTGATTTTAACTCTAGTTCCCTCAGTTCAGCATTTACTTCAGCATTCTGTCTCTCGGTTGCTTCAATTGCTGCTTCAAGTCTTCGTTCTTCTTCCTCAATCTTGAATAGTATTCCAAGTAGTAAATTACTGATTAGACCTTGggaaaaaaattttaatggTACACTCAAGACAATCATCATAATCAAACCAGTGCTTCTGAGGATAAAGAGAATTCCAATCAAAACTCCATATTTCCACTACAAAGAATGACAagtataattttgaaataagaaGCAGTTGTGAACCAATCATTCCAACTTCAAAACTGAAAAGGGCAATTTCTCATAGATatggaaaaataaatacacTTTACTTTCTGGCTTTCTGGCTTTCTGGCATACCTATATAACtactaaaaagagagagataaaaaacGTGAAGGGAGAAGCAATTTCGCACAGAACAAATCTTGGAACAACTCCACAGAGCGTAGCAACTAAATCAAGGCACCCATGGCTCCTGGTAGATTTGGAAGACTTAACGAAATGGGAAAAAACATAGGAGGTTGCAATAACTTATGCGTATCAGTTCAAAATAGATTAGAAACAGTGCAATGTCACCCTTTCTCCGTGCAAACaaggaaaataaatttgaaatgctTCAGTTATGTTATGTGTGACGTCACAGAGAACAAAACCCCCGTTATCTTCAATTTCATTCTAGCCCTACTACCAAACActatatcatggaacaaagcatACAGGACAAAGATTCAAATAATAGTTAACAGAGATTATGAATACTCTGATTTTTCCCGAGTTATCACCACTAATgttttaaattctaaataaatGGATAAATAATGCATATATTGGAGATAGTAAACCTGATTGTGACATCACACATAACGGATCCAGCACTCCTAGGGAGAAGcagaagagagataaaaaaaaataggtgacAGGAGAAGTGACATCACACTATACTGATCTGGAACAACTCCACCAAAGTATAGAAACCAAATCACTTTATGTCGTCACCCAAGGCTCTTGGTAAATTTGGAAGGTTCGACAAAATGGAAAATAACATAGGATATTGCAATAGCCTATGTGATTATTATGCAATGATAATACATTGATAATGCCTTACCCATCTACCAAACACTACCTATATCACAGAACAAACTAATATAGCATTAAATACAAACCAGCGATTCAGATACTCTGATTTCCCCATAGTTATCACCACTAATGGTTTAAATCCCAAATAAAAAGTTCTGTAATTCACATATTGGAGATAGTAAACCTGACTAGCACCTTCAATTTCTCTTTAAGAAAATCAGCCTCACTCAGGACATCTCTAGCCTCCCCCTCCAAGCATTTAAGACAGGCTTCATAAGCTTCAATGTCCCTGTTCACATCTTCAACCTCTTTATCAAGCTTATCTGACAAAATCCTCATGCAGTCAAGGCATGAAGGCTGTTCAACCTGTAACCACAAACAGAAAACATAGATTATGACCCAATCACCTAAAAACCTATCAAATACATTACATAATACATATTTACATGTTTCCTCCATCCACAAACCTGCATCTGCGTCGTGGCAATCTCAAATGCTCGAGTCAGGACAGTAATAGTAGAATTAAACCCAGAGTTATGAGGTGGCAAATGGCCACCAGAATCAGCCCCTGTGCCCGACGAATGCACCGCGTTTCCATCGGTCCCCGATTCGGACTTGTACACAACCACAAATGACTCCTCCATGGCCTTCCCTGGCTGTGCAGCAGCATCGCCGCGTGGCCGAGGAGGATTTCCCTGAGCCTGAGGTTTCTGCTTGGGCAACACAACATAGGAATTGTCCATTTTAGTCGTACTCAGCACACTGCTGGCAACGTGAATGGACGACCCTTGCATCCCTACACTCATCCATGGCCTCTCCATCAAAAATTTAATCACCACAACCATTCTCGTTTGACTAATTACAACTCAATTTACTTAAAATCAACAccaatacaaaaattatttaaaaaccaTTCCACGTAACGCATCAAACGCAACAACTTATATATCAGCCAAATCAACAACAAgtatcaatcaattaaattaacaaataacaataaaaccCTAACGAACCGGACGATCCTTGCATCCCTACACTCTTTCATCCATTGCCTCTGCATCAAAAATCAAATCACCAGAACACAAAACAGCCTTTCTCGTTTAAACAATCACAATTCACTCAAAACCAATTCTGACACACCCATTAAGCCATTCAACATGAGCATCAATCAAATGCAACAACATTATAAATCAGCAAAATCAACAAACAACAAgtatcaatcaattaatttaattaacaaatgataataatgaaaccctaacgAACCGTAGCGAGAAGGATCGTTGAAGAACTTGTCGGCGTAAGAATCGGCGCCTACGATGCAGAGAGGGTTGCGGCAGTTCTGGCAAACCCATCGGGGAACATTCGGATCCACCGGGAAGGTCCGAGTCCGACCCTTATTTTCGCCCTTCTTCATCGTTTTGGGTCTTTCTTCACTGAAATCCGATTCtggatgattttttattttttatttttatatcatgatgaacagaaaataaataaataaataaatcgtaAAAAGGGAAATGATAGGTGCTTTGGTGAGGTGATTTAGGTGACAGTAATATTGGCGACTGAAAAACGAGGATAGATTCCGATGGAGCAAGAAACTGTAGTCGAATTCTTTCCGTTATTAGTTATTACACATATTTGCTAGGGAGTGTaatctttaaaagaaaaaacagtagTACTAATAATATAcgttaatttaaaaaagatatttatataatttaattatgtctattttatttaaaaataatttataaaaaatatttttattagaatttgatatcaataataaaaaaatcattagaaaCAAAacctaaattaaatcaaaagtatttcaaaaataatatcattagataatataaaattaattaaagttagtTGAGTTTTGTTACAATCGAGATGTGaaagagaataataaataagtattttaaaataaataaattatattataattaaattcataataaataaatgttttaaatatatatatatatatatatatataatttatgataaataatttatcttgTAATACActgacatttttaatttttaaatatgaaaaattaatttaaaaatagatataaaatatatattaaagagaTAATTAATAAAACGATACAAAtgcaaatagaaaataaaagaacagtGGTTTGATATAGTCAAGAAAAATACTTTGGGGTAAGTTGTTAcatcaaattaaacataaaattaaaattaagaaatatatttaaaattaaaaaaatactcaatatATGATATCAGGTTAACAcatatcaaataataataataataataataataataataataataataataataataataataataataataattcctgCAAGCTctctcatttaaaaaaaatagcactTTATCTTAAGTAATACAGAGtttgattaaatatttagattttattaatataattcatcgtcgtaaaagaattaaaatattattcatattatatgtattcatttattataaataaataaatatcaaattacttaaatatttaaatttatcggTATAAAAACTTTTTATCATTGGGAAAATACAAACAAGAaaggaaacaacaaaaataaagctAGGACCACATTGAGAGTGTCTCATTACATTCGTgaggtaaaaaaacaaaaagaatactAAGGTACTGAttcaaaatagttaattttttatgagaagAAGATCCCTCTTTAGCAAGTCAATTACCAGTCTTACCTAATCTTCAAGATCAAAGAGCTATGGAGATGAAAAGGATTAACATTTCCAAGAATGAGATCAATTGCTAACTGAGAATCAGATTCGCATGTGATCTTTTTAATTCTgccataaacaaaaaaaatatatatataactatatcCATCATCCCctttattataaacaaaaaaaaaatgtatccaTCCCCAGCtcctcttttgtttttcttcgacggctagtttcctttcttttgaaGTCCATTTAATGGATCCACCTATTTATCAATCCAACTTAGGAAATTCCTATTTATTCTCTTGCTATTTCTAATACACTTcccattataaatttttattttttattttcaaaaatatcctCTTTCGAAAATAGTCTCTAGATAAGCTAAAAATGTCAACACGTTCCTGAAATTATTTTCCAGAATCCAATTCCTTTCGTTCTATCACACCTCAATTTCTAGTTCAAAGATAttgcttgaataaaaattatttaattcattttcaaaatacatgtcacaaatttaaatttctacttGTAGtttggtaatatatatatatatatatatatatatatatatatatatatatatatatatatatatatatatatatatatatatatatatatatatatatatatatatatatatatatatatatattaagcgCATAATTTGGAAAGCTATAAATTTTATACCGAATTAAATAAGTACGGATATACAACCCACGTAATCTCCATACATAAATAATGTAACATAAATAGTGTCACAGAAAAATAAATACGAATGCAATACATAAGTgtctaaaaataagtaaaataagttatacaaaactactacaacaaaatattttcactcAGAGAAAGCATCCATCAAAATACATCAAAATAAGCAAAAGAAACCTAAGACCGAAGCATATGACTACCATACTAGAAGTACTGAACTATATCTAAGACTTGTCCTTAGGAAGATCGTCATACTCCTCCTCGGACGAAGGCTTTAACTGACACAATAGCTCTCTGAACTTCTCAATCTCCTAGAACGTCATATCATAATGGTCTCCTTTATCCTTGATAACTTCAGCTATGCTCATTGGATCCATGTAGTAGCTAATAACGTTGTCTCGTTCATCATACCCCACCAGAGTCAACTTGAACTCCAAGTTGTGATGAGGCTCCTCAAGTCCAAAGTATAGGCAAAGGTTTCCATAGTAACGAAGCTCTAAAGAAGATGTAAATCCTCATGGAATGTAGCAGGATATAGTATATTCTATAGTAGCAGGCGTCACATTCGAATATTCTACTAGCACCATGTGTACCTTGGTGCAACATGTATAATACGTAGTATGTGTTACCTCACATGGTCATACCTATTCCCTATGTGAACTACATCAGGCTCGCAGGGGCACCGACGTCATCTATACTTGAAAGCTGTTGGTTTTAGGGGTGAGTCCTCCACTCCTTAAAACACCACAAACAAGCAAACAAGGAAATGCAACCTACTTAACCACTATGTGTGGTTTTTCTAGGCAAACAACACTCTCGAGATCCTAAGCGCATAACTAGCACACTTGTCACATAGTAGGGCCCAACCTTAGCTGCCAAGCCTCCTAGGTCTTGATGGTTTGATACAATTATATGGATGACATTCGGGAGTGATTGTCACATACATATACAACGTACGCCAATTCTCAAGCTACCAACTCAAAAAGTATAGTCTTGAAGCCCGTCATGAGTACCAAAGTGAGGTCTGTGAGTTTCTCATGCCAAATAAGTGCACCAAATGCCAAGTAGTCACCACTCGCTAATTCCACTAGTTTCTTTGAACCTCTCCACCCACTATACCCTACGATATCTCTATCCATCATCAACTTTCTCTATGCAATCTCACCTTTTCGCAAATGAAATAGAACCATCAATTCATTACGCTCCATTCAGTCCTTTTGACTTTTGCCATTGCATCGCATGCATAGCCCTCATGCAATGTATATCAACAATCTCATACGTCCAAGCAAACAAGAAAGAGAAAGACGAGATGAGACTCGGGCCTACGTACTACTCTCAAGGAACCAATACTGGCCCATCAAGTGGTAGAAACCACTTGTCACACAAATATCAAACAACATAATGGCTATAATTGCCACCATCTAACAATCATAACAAATAATTTGTCGAGGGTCGAACACCCCCGGACCCAAACCACAGCCCGTACAGATAAAATAgcaatatacatatatagtagAATGTAAATTCGCACaccataaatataatttgtcaGAGTTCACACTCTGTTGGTCTTATCATTCAACAATATTAGCAATTCTTTATATGCATCTCAATAGCTCTATCAGCAGAGAATTGCCACAATTCAAGACATACAACAATCATAAGGTTTTAAAATCTATCTCAACAATAATCTAGCAAGTTGACCTACAGt encodes the following:
- the LOC100812721 gene encoding beclin-1-like protein, which translates into the protein MKKGENKGRTRTFPVDPNVPRWVCQNCRNPLCIVGADSYADKFFNDPSRYGMQGSSIHVASSVLSTTKMDNSYVVLPKQKPQAQGNPPRPRGDAAAQPGKAMEESFVVVYKSESGTDGNAVHSSGTGADSGGHLPPHNSGFNSTITVLTRAFEIATTQMQVEQPSCLDCMRILSDKLDKEVEDVNRDIEAYEACLKCLEGEARDVLSEADFLKEKLKIEEEERRLEAAIEATERQNAEVNAELRELELKSSRFKELEERYWHEFNNFQFQLISHQEERDAILAKIEVSQAHLELLKRTNVLNDAFPISHDGEFGTINNFRLGRLPKIPVEWDEINAAWGQACLLLHTMCQYFRPKFQYRIKIIPMGSYPRITDTNNSTYELFGPVNLFWSTRYDKAMTLFLACLKDFADFAKSKDQENNIPPEKCFKLPYKIENDKVENYSITQSFNKQENWTKSLKYTLCNLKWALYWFVGNTNFQPLSAMVSSHAEVPAVGSLYTKRGVDAKSESRN